One part of the Vogesella sp. LIG4 genome encodes these proteins:
- a CDS encoding tetratricopeptide repeat-containing sulfotransferase family protein, with the protein MSSAPNANTLSIPEALNRAHAHWQAGQADQAEQYCQRVLAEWPGQADALHLLGLMAHAYGNLDLAISHLRQACLAPRAPAIYSSNLAEMLRQKGLLTEGEEAAQRAVTMDPALVPGWSNLGILLQEAGKLEQSLACLERVVVLTPDAPEAHNNLANTHRRLGRLDRAEQHYRQALALYPNYAEAHSNLAFLLTAQGQYDQAAAEARLAIELNPRLIEAYLNLADVEISRHRHGAALQALDALQAFAPQHPAGLVARAKALRQLEYTNEALGFAQQAVALTPRSAEAHHALAQVLQALGETDEALEQFEQAAALPGTVAEEALIGRATLLLESGQKVEAMAAFDRALAAFPGSVRVLTSRVDAKTFKTGDPDVAAIEALLAEGERRPLPDRMSAHFALGKAYLDMGDATRAFAHLDTANHQKRSTFSYDSAATGSWMQRIASTFTQEWPARLQGAGAPSELPVFIIGMPRSGTSLVEQILSSHSQVFGAGELSALRLAIESQGTFPELLHGLTPARAQQLGRAYLDRIEPLAHGHLRLIDKMPGNFLYAGLIPLLLPGARIIHCRRDPVDTCLSCYTKQFGGEQQFTYDQTELGEFYRYYQRLMAHWAQVLPAGRYIEVDYESVVDDLEGEARRLLAFLDLPWEDACLQFHTNRRVVRTASVNQVRQPIYKTSKGRWQAYAEHLRPLLDALGVAAP; encoded by the coding sequence ATGTCGAGTGCGCCCAATGCCAACACCCTAAGTATTCCGGAAGCGCTTAACCGTGCGCATGCTCACTGGCAGGCCGGCCAGGCGGATCAGGCCGAACAGTATTGCCAGCGGGTGCTGGCCGAGTGGCCGGGCCAGGCCGATGCGCTGCACTTGCTCGGTCTGATGGCCCATGCCTACGGCAACCTGGATCTGGCAATATCCCATTTGCGTCAGGCTTGCCTCGCGCCGCGTGCTCCGGCGATCTACTCCAGCAACCTGGCCGAGATGTTGCGCCAGAAAGGCCTGCTGACCGAGGGTGAGGAAGCCGCCCAGCGTGCCGTAACGATGGACCCTGCGCTGGTGCCGGGCTGGAGCAACCTGGGCATCCTGCTGCAGGAAGCGGGCAAGCTGGAGCAAAGCCTGGCCTGCCTGGAACGGGTGGTGGTGCTGACGCCAGATGCGCCGGAAGCACATAACAACCTGGCCAATACCCACAGGCGCCTGGGGCGGCTGGATCGGGCCGAGCAGCATTATCGGCAGGCGCTGGCGCTATACCCGAACTATGCCGAAGCGCACAGCAATCTCGCTTTTCTGCTCACTGCGCAAGGGCAGTATGACCAGGCGGCCGCAGAGGCTCGTCTGGCTATCGAACTCAACCCGCGGCTGATCGAGGCCTACCTGAACCTGGCCGACGTGGAAATCTCCCGCCATCGGCATGGCGCGGCGCTACAGGCGCTGGACGCACTGCAGGCCTTTGCCCCGCAGCATCCTGCCGGGCTTGTTGCGCGGGCGAAGGCGCTGAGGCAGCTCGAATATACCAATGAAGCGCTCGGGTTCGCGCAGCAGGCGGTGGCACTGACGCCGCGCAGCGCCGAAGCGCATCACGCACTGGCGCAAGTGCTGCAGGCACTGGGAGAAACCGACGAGGCGCTGGAGCAGTTTGAACAAGCGGCCGCGCTGCCCGGCACGGTGGCAGAAGAGGCGCTGATCGGGCGCGCCACGCTGCTGCTGGAATCCGGGCAGAAGGTAGAAGCGATGGCGGCGTTCGATCGTGCGCTGGCGGCTTTTCCAGGTTCGGTGCGGGTATTGACCAGCCGCGTGGACGCCAAGACCTTCAAGACAGGCGACCCCGATGTAGCGGCCATCGAAGCCCTACTGGCCGAAGGCGAACGCCGGCCGTTGCCGGATCGCATGTCGGCCCATTTTGCACTGGGCAAGGCCTATCTCGATATGGGCGACGCAACGCGCGCCTTTGCTCATCTCGATACAGCCAACCACCAGAAGCGTTCGACGTTCAGCTACGACTCGGCAGCCACGGGCAGCTGGATGCAGCGCATCGCCAGTACCTTCACGCAGGAATGGCCGGCGCGCCTGCAGGGCGCCGGCGCGCCCTCCGAACTGCCGGTCTTTATCATCGGGATGCCGCGTTCCGGTACTTCGCTGGTGGAGCAGATATTGTCATCCCACTCGCAGGTATTTGGCGCGGGCGAGCTGTCCGCGCTGCGCCTGGCGATTGAAAGCCAGGGCACGTTCCCGGAGCTATTGCACGGCCTGACACCGGCGCGGGCACAGCAACTGGGCCGTGCCTATCTGGACCGCATCGAACCGCTGGCGCATGGTCACCTGCGCTTGATCGACAAGATGCCGGGCAATTTCCTGTACGCCGGGCTGATTCCACTGCTGCTGCCGGGCGCGCGCATCATCCATTGCCGCCGCGACCCGGTGGATACCTGCCTGTCTTGCTATACCAAGCAGTTCGGCGGCGAGCAGCAGTTCACCTACGATCAGACCGAGCTGGGTGAGTTTTACCGCTACTACCAGCGCCTGATGGCGCATTGGGCTCAGGTCTTGCCGGCCGGGCGCTATATCGAGGTCGATTACGAAAGCGTGGTGGACGACCTGGAGGGAGAGGCACGCCGCCTGCTGGCATTCCTTGACTTGCCGTGGGAAGACGCCTGCCTGCAGTTCCACACCAATCGCCGGGTGGTGCGCACCGCCAGCGTGAACCAGGTACGCCAGCCGATCTACAAGACATCCAAGGGGCGCTGGCAAGCCTATGCCGAACATTTGCGCCCGCTGCTGGATGCACTCGGGGTGGCTGCGCCATGA
- a CDS encoding glycosyl transferase family 8 yields the protein MTVDVAAIERQARALISAGSLEAAEALVRPYLASGSGPIMLWRLLVDAIRPQGKVGETQAIQEMLVAAAPGNYAMRFDLSETLLLQGQFDRGWREYHYRYSLPHTSGIERKVQRPRWDGRPIPGKTLLIHDEQGYGDTFQFLRMVAWARERSRARVILEINPESLSLAQRCAGFDELIVRGSLPPAFDVHCEMMSLPMAMGLKMEDLPGAVPYLSADPQRLAMWQQRLAALPRPLVALVWAGRPTHFNDANRSLNLAQLASLASPGVTFVSIQKGPAAAQAQNPPAGMSLLSLSDEIRDFEDTAAILGIADLLVSVDSSPVHLAGALGRPAWVMLPFVPDWRWLLGRDDTPWYPSVRLFRQQSRGDWDGVMAAMAPQLARMAAGQE from the coding sequence ATGACGGTGGATGTGGCGGCAATCGAGCGCCAGGCCCGCGCGCTGATTTCGGCCGGCAGTCTGGAGGCGGCCGAGGCGCTGGTCCGCCCGTATCTGGCTTCCGGTAGCGGCCCGATCATGCTGTGGCGCCTGCTGGTGGATGCGATCCGCCCGCAAGGCAAGGTCGGCGAAACGCAGGCCATCCAGGAGATGCTGGTGGCCGCGGCCCCAGGCAACTATGCCATGCGCTTTGACCTGTCGGAAACCCTGCTGCTGCAGGGGCAGTTTGACCGCGGTTGGCGCGAGTACCACTACCGCTATAGTTTGCCGCATACCTCCGGCATCGAGCGCAAGGTGCAGCGGCCGCGCTGGGATGGCCGACCCATTCCCGGCAAAACACTGCTGATCCATGACGAGCAGGGCTACGGCGATACCTTCCAGTTCCTGCGCATGGTGGCCTGGGCACGAGAGCGCAGCCGTGCCCGCGTCATTCTCGAAATCAATCCCGAAAGTCTTTCGCTGGCGCAGCGTTGTGCCGGCTTTGACGAGCTGATCGTGCGCGGCAGCCTGCCGCCGGCATTCGATGTGCACTGCGAGATGATGAGCCTGCCGATGGCCATGGGCCTCAAAATGGAGGACCTGCCTGGGGCGGTGCCTTACCTGTCGGCCGACCCGCAGCGCCTGGCCATGTGGCAACAGCGCCTTGCTGCGCTGCCGCGGCCCCTGGTGGCGCTGGTCTGGGCGGGGCGCCCGACACACTTCAACGATGCCAACCGGTCGCTGAACCTGGCACAGCTGGCGTCGCTGGCCAGCCCGGGTGTGACTTTTGTTTCCATCCAGAAGGGGCCGGCTGCGGCTCAGGCGCAGAATCCGCCTGCCGGGATGTCGCTGCTATCGCTAAGCGACGAGATCCGGGATTTCGAAGATACCGCCGCCATTCTCGGCATTGCAGACCTGCTGGTTTCGGTTGATTCCTCGCCGGTGCATCTGGCCGGCGCCCTGGGGCGCCCGGCGTGGGTGATGCTGCCTTTCGTGCCCGACTGGCGCTGGTTGCTCGGCCGCGATGATACGCCGTGGTACCCCAGTGTCCGCCTGTTCCGCCAGCAGTCGCGTGGCGACTGGGATGGGGTCATGGCCGCGATGGCGCCACAGCTGGCGCGCATGGCTGCTGGGCAGGAGTAG
- a CDS encoding alpha/beta fold hydrolase translates to MHGSVSAGRRWAALMLAAALAVLLGGCAELDRNAHAAALAAPAGLKREQVATGQFVLTAFARITRADQALTVYIEGDGLAWLSRSQASTDPTPLAATGLALAAVDPAANVVYLARPCQFTPMELNPGCSEPYWTGKRFAPEVIASMSAAVSHFAAQVPGQRIHLVGYSGGGAVAVLMAARRSDIASIRTVAGNLDSELVNRLHHVSPMPESENPAAFAAQIAKIPQLHFSGADDTVVSPEVADYFIQLTGGRCAQARTVPAMTHSGDWSRVWPALLAQAPACTGQ, encoded by the coding sequence ATGCATGGTTCGGTATCTGCAGGGCGACGGTGGGCCGCCCTGATGCTTGCGGCGGCATTGGCGGTTCTGCTGGGTGGGTGTGCGGAACTCGACCGTAACGCGCATGCTGCAGCGCTGGCCGCGCCGGCTGGCCTTAAGCGCGAACAAGTCGCCACTGGCCAGTTTGTGCTTACGGCTTTTGCACGCATCACGCGGGCTGACCAGGCGCTGACGGTCTACATCGAGGGAGACGGCCTGGCGTGGCTTAGCCGCAGCCAGGCATCGACAGACCCGACACCGCTTGCGGCAACCGGCCTGGCGCTGGCCGCGGTGGATCCGGCTGCGAACGTGGTGTACCTGGCCCGCCCATGCCAGTTTACCCCCATGGAACTGAACCCCGGTTGCAGCGAGCCGTACTGGACGGGCAAGCGCTTCGCGCCCGAAGTCATCGCGTCGATGAGCGCGGCCGTGAGCCATTTTGCGGCGCAAGTGCCGGGGCAGCGCATCCACCTGGTTGGCTACTCGGGCGGCGGCGCGGTGGCCGTACTCATGGCCGCGCGCCGCAGCGATATTGCTTCGATCCGGACGGTGGCGGGCAATCTGGATAGCGAACTCGTCAATCGGCTACACCATGTTTCGCCCATGCCCGAATCAGAAAACCCGGCCGCTTTCGCCGCGCAGATAGCGAAGATTCCACAGCTGCACTTCAGCGGAGCCGACGACACGGTGGTTTCCCCCGAGGTGGCAGACTACTTTATTCAGCTTACCGGTGGCCGCTGCGCACAGGCGCGCACGGTGCCGGCTATGACGCATAGCGGAGACTGGAGCAGAGTATGGCCGGCGTTGCTGGCGCAGGCTCCGGCATGTACAGGGCAATGA
- the cysC gene encoding adenylyl-sulfate kinase, translating to MKRTPATIWLTGLSAAGKTTLAHALADTLAASGMACQVLDGDIVRQELCRDLGFSREDRSENVRRVAQRCRQINEAGTWAIAALISPYREDRARARQIVGESAFFEIFLATPLSVCEARDPKGLYRKARAGGIANMTGVDDPYEVPLNPELQLDTGAQSIAECVEVVTKLLG from the coding sequence ATGAAGAGAACACCCGCCACCATCTGGCTGACCGGTCTGAGCGCGGCTGGCAAGACCACTCTCGCGCACGCGCTGGCAGATACGCTCGCTGCCAGCGGTATGGCCTGCCAGGTGCTGGATGGCGATATCGTGCGCCAGGAACTCTGCCGCGATCTCGGCTTCTCCAGGGAGGATCGCAGCGAGAACGTACGCCGCGTGGCGCAGCGCTGCCGGCAGATCAACGAAGCCGGGACATGGGCGATCGCCGCCTTGATCTCGCCTTATCGCGAAGACCGGGCCCGCGCGCGCCAGATTGTGGGCGAGTCGGCATTCTTCGAGATATTCCTGGCAACACCGCTATCTGTATGCGAAGCGCGCGACCCGAAAGGCTTGTACCGCAAAGCAAGGGCAGGGGGCATTGCCAATATGACCGGGGTAGATGACCCCTACGAGGTGCCGCTCAACCCCGAACTGCAGCTCGATACCGGCGCACAATCCATTGCCGAGTGTGTCGAGGTGGTCACCAAACTGCTCGGTTGA
- a CDS encoding ferredoxin--NADP reductase has product MSEYSVRLTARQAVAEGTMAFSFEKPAGFAYKPGQAMDLILPGPHADPNSSDARHAFSIVSAPHQGELTVATRMRDSIFKRTLGKLANGTTVTIDGPFGSLTLHKNTARAAVLIAGGIGVTPFMSMLRHAARQQLQQDLLLLYSNRRPEDAAFLGELQQLEKENPRFRLLATMTDMAHSTQAWGGASGKFDGAWIKQAIAGLAEPVFYVSGPPALVAAMCQALTDAGVDEDEVRSEEFHGY; this is encoded by the coding sequence ATGTCTGAATATTCTGTCCGATTGACTGCCCGCCAGGCGGTAGCCGAAGGCACCATGGCCTTCAGCTTCGAAAAACCGGCTGGTTTTGCCTACAAGCCGGGGCAGGCCATGGATCTGATCTTGCCCGGTCCGCACGCGGACCCCAATTCGTCGGATGCCCGTCATGCCTTTTCCATTGTCAGCGCTCCGCATCAGGGCGAGCTGACGGTGGCGACCCGCATGCGTGACAGTATCTTCAAGCGCACGCTGGGCAAACTGGCCAACGGCACGACGGTCACCATCGACGGCCCCTTCGGCTCGCTCACCTTGCACAAGAACACGGCGCGCGCCGCCGTGCTCATCGCCGGCGGCATCGGGGTCACACCGTTCATGAGCATGCTGCGGCACGCGGCAAGGCAGCAACTGCAGCAAGACCTGTTGCTGCTGTACTCCAACCGGCGCCCGGAGGATGCAGCGTTCCTCGGCGAATTGCAGCAGCTGGAAAAAGAGAACCCGAGGTTCCGCCTGCTGGCCACCATGACGGACATGGCGCACTCGACACAAGCCTGGGGCGGCGCCAGCGGCAAGTTCGACGGTGCATGGATCAAACAGGCCATCGCGGGGCTGGCGGAGCCGGTTTTCTATGTCTCCGGCCCTCCCGCGCTGGTGGCCGCGATGTGTCAGGCACTGACGGACGCGGGTGTCGACGAGGATGAAGTGCGCAGCGAGGAGTTCCACGGCTACTGA
- a CDS encoding branched-chain amino acid ABC transporter substrate-binding protein translates to MRNFAKLSLFAAAALTLAACGKQEAASTAPAGASASTAASPAAGAVETIKIGQVSPLTGPISHLGKDVEFGAKLAIEDLNAEGVEIGGKKVKFELVSEDDQGDPKIGTQVAQRLIDAGVAGVVGHLNSGTTIPASRIYAEAGIPQISPSATNPDYTRQGYKTTFRMIANDVQQGTALGQFAVDTLKAKTVAVVDDRTAYGQGLADEFAKAITAKGGKVVKREFTTNTATDFNAILTAIKGAQPDVVFYGGMDAQAGPMAKQMKRLGIKARLMGGDSMQTPEFIKLAGDAAESLYASACGLPRDKMPGFAAFSSKFQSKFNTEIQVFSPYEYDAVHVLVEAMKRAGSSDPKKYLPEVGKTNYTGVTGKVSFDANGDINNGAVTVYQVKNGKWQVVSTVGGA, encoded by the coding sequence ATGAGAAACTTTGCGAAACTGAGCCTGTTTGCCGCTGCGGCACTCACCCTCGCCGCCTGTGGCAAGCAGGAGGCTGCCAGCACCGCACCTGCCGGCGCATCGGCCAGCACCGCAGCCAGCCCGGCGGCGGGCGCGGTCGAGACCATCAAGATCGGCCAGGTATCGCCGCTGACCGGCCCGATCTCGCACCTGGGCAAGGATGTCGAGTTCGGCGCCAAGCTGGCAATCGAAGACCTCAACGCCGAAGGCGTGGAGATCGGCGGCAAGAAGGTCAAGTTCGAGCTGGTCTCCGAGGACGATCAGGGCGACCCCAAGATCGGCACCCAGGTAGCGCAGCGCCTGATCGATGCTGGCGTGGCGGGCGTGGTCGGGCACCTGAACTCCGGCACCACCATCCCGGCTTCCCGCATCTATGCCGAGGCCGGCATTCCGCAGATTTCACCGTCCGCCACCAACCCGGACTACACCAGGCAGGGCTACAAGACCACCTTCCGCATGATCGCCAACGATGTGCAGCAAGGCACGGCGCTGGGGCAGTTTGCCGTGGACACGCTGAAGGCGAAAACCGTGGCGGTGGTGGACGACCGCACCGCCTATGGCCAGGGCCTGGCCGATGAATTCGCCAAGGCCATCACCGCCAAGGGCGGCAAGGTGGTGAAGCGGGAGTTCACCACCAATACCGCCACCGACTTCAACGCCATTCTGACCGCCATCAAGGGCGCCCAGCCCGATGTGGTGTTCTACGGCGGCATGGACGCCCAGGCCGGCCCGATGGCCAAGCAGATGAAGCGGCTGGGGATCAAGGCCAGGCTGATGGGCGGCGACAGCATGCAGACCCCGGAATTCATCAAGCTGGCGGGCGACGCCGCCGAAAGCCTGTATGCCTCCGCCTGCGGCCTGCCGCGCGACAAGATGCCGGGCTTTGCCGCCTTCAGCAGCAAGTTCCAGAGCAAGTTCAACACCGAGATCCAGGTGTTCTCGCCGTATGAATACGATGCCGTGCACGTGCTGGTGGAAGCGATGAAGCGCGCCGGCTCCAGCGACCCGAAGAAGTATCTGCCCGAGGTGGGCAAGACAAACTACACCGGCGTCACCGGCAAGGTGTCGTTTGATGCCAATGGCGACATCAATAACGGCGCGGTAACCGTCTACCAGGTCAAGAACGGCAAGTGGCAGGTGGTCTCCACCGTGGGCGGTGCCTGA
- a CDS encoding histone deacetylase family protein — protein MLTIYSNAHRLHHATELKDGTLKPCFEMPSRADTILARVQAVNLGEVIAPREFGSASYARVHSERYVRFLEQAWSEWQALGRQHDALPLIWPVRDLRSDIEPQHIDGKLGFYAMDAGVAITAGTWQAVKSSADLALTGMAALTQGEYSAFALCRPPGHHAAAEYMGGYCYLNNAAIAAQHALDNGAKRVAVLDVDYHHGNGTQSIFYDRADVMFTSLHGDPKHSYPYFLGHQDETGRGAGLGFNHNYPLPHGTGWDGYGAALRHACQAIADYAPDAVVISLGVDTFKDDPISHFQLESEDFLKIGQTIAGIGRPTLFVMEGGYMVDDIGINAVNVLRGFEGQR, from the coding sequence ATGCTTACCATCTACAGCAATGCCCACCGCCTTCACCACGCCACGGAGCTGAAAGACGGCACCCTGAAGCCCTGTTTCGAGATGCCGAGCCGGGCCGACACCATCCTGGCGCGGGTGCAGGCCGTGAACCTCGGCGAAGTCATTGCCCCGCGCGAGTTCGGCAGCGCCAGCTATGCCCGCGTGCACAGCGAACGTTATGTGCGCTTCCTGGAACAGGCCTGGAGCGAATGGCAGGCGCTGGGCCGCCAGCATGACGCCCTGCCGCTGATCTGGCCGGTGCGCGACCTGCGCAGCGATATCGAGCCGCAGCATATCGACGGCAAGCTGGGCTTCTATGCCATGGATGCCGGCGTGGCCATCACCGCCGGCACCTGGCAGGCGGTAAAGAGCAGTGCCGATTTGGCGCTGACCGGCATGGCCGCGCTGACACAGGGCGAGTACAGCGCCTTCGCGCTGTGCCGCCCGCCCGGCCACCATGCCGCCGCCGAGTACATGGGTGGCTACTGCTACCTGAACAATGCCGCCATTGCCGCCCAGCACGCGCTGGACAACGGCGCCAAACGGGTGGCGGTGCTGGACGTGGACTACCACCACGGCAACGGCACGCAGAGCATTTTCTATGACCGCGCCGACGTGATGTTCACCTCGCTGCATGGCGACCCCAAGCACTCCTACCCGTACTTCCTCGGCCACCAGGACGAAACCGGGCGCGGCGCCGGCCTGGGCTTCAACCACAACTACCCGCTGCCGCACGGCACCGGCTGGGATGGCTACGGCGCGGCGCTGCGCCACGCCTGCCAGGCCATAGCCGACTACGCGCCGGATGCGGTGGTGATCTCGCTGGGGGTGGACACCTTCAAGGACGACCCGATCAGCCACTTCCAGCTGGAAAGCGAAGACTTCCTCAAGATCGGCCAGACCATTGCCGGCATCGGCCGGCCGACCCTGTTCGTGATGGAAGGCGGCTACATGGTCGACGACATCGGCATCAATGCCGTCAACGTGCTGCGCGGTTTCGAAGGCCAGCGCTGA
- a CDS encoding Lrp/AsnC family transcriptional regulator has translation MSDNKLKNELDAADRTILRLLQQDGTLSNPRLAEQLSLSVTPCWRRLKRLEEEGYIKDYQANLDRRKLGLDVLAFVQIRFGVHGSNEPNEFEAAMCAQPQVLSCHKITGDADYLLQVVATSLDAYSEFVENVLRQMPGVASIHSSLALREVKAGSRLPV, from the coding sequence ATGAGCGATAACAAACTAAAGAACGAACTTGATGCCGCGGATCGCACTATTCTGCGCTTGCTGCAGCAGGACGGCACACTGTCCAACCCGCGGCTGGCGGAGCAGCTGTCGCTGAGCGTGACGCCCTGCTGGCGGCGGCTGAAACGGCTGGAGGAAGAGGGCTATATCAAGGACTACCAGGCCAACCTCGACCGCCGCAAGCTGGGGCTGGACGTGCTGGCCTTCGTGCAGATCCGCTTCGGCGTGCACGGCAGTAACGAGCCGAACGAGTTCGAGGCGGCCATGTGTGCGCAGCCGCAGGTGCTGTCCTGCCACAAGATCACCGGCGATGCCGACTACCTGCTGCAGGTGGTGGCCACCTCGCTGGATGCCTACAGCGAGTTTGTCGAGAACGTGCTGCGGCAGATGCCGGGGGTGGCGTCCATCCACTCCAGCCTGGCGTTGCGCGAGGTGAAAGCCGGCAGCCGCCTACCGGTGTAG
- a CDS encoding LysR family transcriptional regulator, whose product MQIFVQVVEKGSFTAAAEQLHRPIATRAIQGLEQGLGVPLLSRTTRVEGLVACSCMRGLLPSVPRAAVMSACRPQGLRRSPRP is encoded by the coding sequence ATGCAGATCTTCGTACAGGTGGTGGAGAAGGGCAGCTTTACCGCGGCGGCCGAGCAGCTGCACCGGCCGATTGCCACCCGTGCCATCCAGGGGCTGGAGCAGGGGCTGGGCGTCCCTCTGCTCAGCCGCACCACCCGCGTTGAGGGCTTGGTGGCGTGCTCTTGCATGCGGGGGCTACTACCTTCCGTGCCGCGTGCAGCCGTGATGTCGGCTTGCCGCCCGCAAGGTTTGCGAAGGAGTCCCAGGCCGTAG
- the aldA gene encoding aldehyde dehydrogenase, with protein MRNYKNFIGNEFVAAGDEMIAVHDPATEELVGHVAAASMDEAYAAVTLAASAQQAWRRLPATERAQYMRRLADALCERAPQIGAALAAESGKSLADASSEALYAAEIVRYHAEWARRIEGEIIPSDSPSENLLLHREPIGVVACLIPFNYPVYTLLRKVAPALITGNTVVVRPSNNTPCSAFEIAKAVLDAGFPPGVINILAMSHATAEAVCTHPAVGMITLTGSVGAGRKVLEYSQVNIAKSSLELGGKTPAIIEPDADLVRAANEVVASKVTNCGQLCTAVERVYVHADVYEEFVRLLKVRFLSRQFGNRAHNPKFMGPLINASSRLGIHQMVQRAVDDGATLEAGGFIPEGPGFFYPPTLLTGCRQDMEIVQEEIFGPVLCVLRYQDIDEALRLANDHQFGLSSVLYTESYRTAMLVANNIEAGELYVNRTPADPYQGYHAGWKRSGLGGDDGKHGMLEFTQTRLVVLKY; from the coding sequence ATGCGTAACTACAAGAACTTTATCGGCAACGAGTTCGTGGCCGCCGGCGACGAGATGATCGCCGTCCACGACCCGGCTACCGAGGAACTGGTCGGCCACGTTGCCGCGGCCAGCATGGACGAGGCCTATGCGGCGGTAACGTTGGCCGCAAGCGCGCAGCAGGCTTGGCGCCGGCTGCCGGCTACCGAGCGGGCGCAGTACATGCGCCGCCTGGCCGATGCCCTGTGCGAGCGCGCGCCGCAGATTGGCGCAGCGCTGGCCGCCGAATCCGGCAAGAGCCTGGCCGATGCCAGCAGCGAGGCGCTGTACGCCGCCGAGATCGTGCGCTACCACGCCGAATGGGCACGCCGCATCGAAGGCGAGATCATTCCCAGCGACAGCCCGTCGGAAAACCTGCTGCTGCACCGCGAGCCCATCGGCGTGGTGGCCTGCCTGATTCCGTTCAACTACCCGGTGTACACCCTGCTGCGCAAGGTGGCGCCGGCGCTGATCACCGGCAACACCGTGGTGGTGCGCCCCAGCAACAACACGCCGTGCTCGGCATTCGAAATCGCCAAGGCGGTGCTGGATGCCGGCTTCCCGCCCGGTGTGATCAACATCCTGGCGATGAGTCATGCCACCGCCGAGGCAGTGTGCACCCACCCGGCGGTGGGCATGATCACCCTTACCGGCAGCGTGGGCGCCGGGCGCAAGGTGCTGGAGTATTCGCAGGTGAATATCGCCAAATCCTCGCTGGAGCTGGGCGGCAAGACGCCGGCCATCATCGAGCCGGATGCCGACCTGGTGCGAGCAGCCAACGAGGTGGTGGCCTCCAAGGTGACCAATTGCGGCCAACTATGCACCGCGGTGGAGCGGGTCTATGTGCATGCCGATGTGTACGAGGAGTTCGTACGCCTGCTCAAGGTGCGCTTCCTCAGCCGCCAGTTCGGCAACCGCGCGCACAACCCGAAGTTCATGGGCCCGCTGATCAACGCTTCCTCGCGGCTGGGCATCCACCAGATGGTGCAGCGTGCGGTGGACGACGGCGCCACGCTGGAGGCCGGCGGCTTCATCCCGGAAGGCCCTGGTTTCTTCTACCCGCCGACGCTGCTTACCGGCTGCCGCCAGGACATGGAGATCGTGCAGGAGGAAATCTTCGGGCCTGTGTTGTGCGTGCTGCGCTATCAGGACATAGACGAGGCGCTGCGGCTGGCCAACGATCACCAGTTCGGCCTGTCCTCGGTGCTGTACACCGAGAGCTACCGCACTGCCATGCTGGTGGCCAACAACATCGAGGCCGGCGAACTGTACGTGAACCGCACGCCGGCCGACCCCTACCAGGGCTATCACGCTGGCTGGAAGCGCTCCGGCCTCGGCGGGGATGACGGCAAGCACGGCATGCTGGAATTTACCCAGACCCGGCTGGTGGTGCTGAAGTACTGA